The Ictidomys tridecemlineatus isolate mIctTri1 unplaced genomic scaffold, mIctTri1.hap1 Scaffold_1183, whole genome shotgun sequence genome includes a region encoding these proteins:
- the LOC144372530 gene encoding uncharacterized protein LOC144372530, with product CGKTFASSCNLRRHERLHTGEKPYECEQCGKTFSAPYYLQIHKRTHTGERPYECKPCGKAFTWSSHLYSHEQSHTGEKPHDCKQCGKAFATSSKLQIHGIVHTGEKPYECKQCGKAFARSSELQIHGRVHTGEKPYECKQCGKAFATSGVLHRHERTHSGEKPYVCKECGKAFARSCDLRRHERTHTGEKPYVCKKCGKAFTQSSYLHSHKQTHTGEKP from the coding sequence tgtggaaaaacatttgcttcaTCCTGTAATCTTCGCAGACATGAAAGACTGCATAccggagaaaagccctatgaatgtgaaCAATGTGGAAAAACCTTTAGTGCTCCCTATTACCTTCAGATACAtaaacgaactcatactggagagaggccctatgaatgtaagccgtgtgggaaagccttcacttgGTCCTCTCACCTTTACTCACATGAACAatctcatactggagagaagccccatgattgtaagcagtgtggcaaagcctttgctacatctagtaaacttcaaatacatggaatagtgcatactggagagaagccctatgaatgtaagcagtgtggcaaagcctttgctagatccagtgaacttcaaatacatggaagagtgcatactggagagaagccttatgaatgtaagcagtgtggcaaagcctttgctacatctggtgtccttcacagacatgaaagaactcatagtggagagaagccctatgtatgtaaggagtgtggcaaagcctttgctagatcttgtGACCTTCgcagacatgaaagaactcatactggagagaagccctatgtatgcaaaaaatgtggcaaagccttcactcagtcctcttaCCTTCACTCACATaaacaaactcatactggagagaagccctaa